Proteins found in one Brachypodium distachyon strain Bd21 chromosome 5, Brachypodium_distachyon_v3.0, whole genome shotgun sequence genomic segment:
- the LOC100824046 gene encoding 40S ribosomal protein S10, mitochondrial: protein MAMLRHVAGLALRRSATSPGAVVARSFGSPGCSGPTAGLALLQRPAPPPAAAAAAASRFFSNGKSSNTKSALDKRMEETKEALYPRKMHTHDSAAKIRIVMKSFNNQKNNLTGLAPYTQKIGLPESRSLYTVLRSPHIDKKSREQFSMHVKKVFVVKKAETHELAKKFFWLKRMRIMGAQYEIHISFKTRLDKKIGCSKGGGLLRQ, encoded by the exons ATGGCGATGCTCCGACATGTCGCCGGCCTGGCGCTCCGTCGATCGGCAACTTCACCTGGTGCCGTGGTGGCGCGCTCCTTCGGCAGCCCTGGATGCAGCGGCCCCACCGCCGGCCTCGCGCTCCTCCAGCGGCCAGCACctccacctgctgctgctgcggcggcagcctcTCGCTTCTTCAGCAACGGCAAATCCAGTAACACTAAATCCGCG CTTGACAAGCGTATGGAGGAAACCAAAGAAGCTCTGTACCCAAGGAAGATGCACACCCACGACTCGGCTGCCAAGATACGCATAGTGATGAAATCTTTCAATAACCAAAAGAACAATCTGACGGGGCTTGCACCGTACACTCAGAAGATTGGGTTGCCTGAATCACGATCCTTGTACACCGTGTTACGATCACCTCATATTGATAAGAAGTCCAGAGAGCAATTTTCCATGCATGTGAAGAAAGTATTTGTGGTAAAGAAGGCAGAGACACACGAATTGGCAAAGAAGTTTTTCTGGTTAAAACGGATGCGTATAATGGGTGCTCAGTATGAAATCCATATTAGTTTCAAGACCCGTTTGGATAAAAAGATTGGCTGCAGCAAAGGTGGTGGCCTGCTTCGACAGTAG
- the LOC100846567 gene encoding hydroxyproline O-arabinosyltransferase 3: protein MMSGRKNAGKASPCLLILISVGCFFATYNFLTMVGYGRGRDGPRKLLGGSGRDQDSTVSFESGSDPSKRFHVALTATDALYSQWQSRIMHYWYKEMRGRPGSDMGGFTRILHSGKPDGLMDEIPTLVVDPLPEGADKGYIVLNRPWAFVQWLRKSNIKEEYILMAEPDHIFVRPLPNLANGDEPAAFPFFYIKPTDNEKILRKFFPEEKGPVSKIDPIGNSPVIIKKAQLEKIAPTWMNVSLKMKEDVETDKAFGWVLEMYAYAVASALHGVHHNLRKDFMIQPPWDLKSDNTFIIHYTYGCDYSLKGELTYGKIGEWRFDKRSYLRSPPPRNLSLPPPGVPESVATLVKMVNEATANIVGWDEER from the exons ATGATGAGTGGGAGGAAGAATGCCGGCAAGGCCTCGCCCTGCTTGCTCATCCTTATCTCGGTCGGCTGCTTCTTTGCGACCTACAACTTCTTGACAATGGTGGGTTACGGCCGAGGCCGAGACGGGCCGCGCAAATTGCTCGGCGGCAGCGGTCGTGATCAGGACAGTACTGTCTCGTTCGAATCCGGCTCGGATCCGTCGAAGAGGTTCCACGTCGCCCTTACAGCGACGGATGCGCTGTACAGCCAGTGGCAGTCGCGGATAATGCACTACTGGTACAAGGAGATGAGAGGCAGGCCTGGCTCAGATATGGGCGGCTTCACGCGGATCCTCCACTCTGGAAAACCAGATGGTTTGATGGATGAGATACCCACCTTAGTAGTTGACCCCCTACCTGAAGGCGCTGATAAG GGTTACATTGTCTTAAATAGGCCTTGGGCATTTGTCCAATGGTTGCGAAAATCAAACATCAAGGAGGA GTATATACTTATGGCTGAGCCAGATCACATCTTTGTGAGGCCTTTGCCAAACTTAGCTAATGGTGATGAACCAGCCGCGTTTCCGTTTTTCTACATCAAACCAACTGATAATGAGAAGATACTAAGGAAGTTCTTTCCTGAAGAAAAAGGCCCTGTCTCAAAAATCGATCCTATTGGCAACTCGCCAGTGATCATCAAGAAG GCCCAGCTTGAGAAGATTGCTCCAACATGGATGAATGTTTCGTTAAAAATGAAAGAGGATGTGGAGACAGACAAAGCTTTTGGATGGGTCTTGGAAAT GTATGCATATGCTGTTGCAAGTGCATTGCATGGTGTGCACCACAACCTTCGTAAAGATTTTATGATTCAG CCTCCATGGGACCTGAAATCGGATAACACGTTCATCATCCATTATACTTATGGATGTGATTATTCATTAAAG GGTGAACTGACTTACGGAAAAATTGGAGAATGGCGTTTTGACAAAAGATCTTATCTGCGTTCACCACCACCAAGAAATCTCTCATTACCTCCTCCAGGAGTTCCTGAAAGCGTG GCCACCCTTGTGAAGATGGTTAATGAGGCCACTGCAAACATTGTAGGATGGGACGAAGAAAGATGA